From the Nostoc sp. PCC 7107 genome, the window AAAAAACTCGTCTAATTTTTGTAAATTCTGATTATTGGTGTCACTTTTGGTTGATAGGGATTAATCAGGTTTAATCGATAAGTCGTTCTTAAGATATCTTCATTTTTCTCACCTTTGACTATAACTATATAATTTGCTGTCAGAGAAGGATGTTTTTCAATTTTTTCAATTACCTTATCTTGGATAATCGCTATATCGTTTAATCTTTTTGGTGAACGATCATTATATTTCCAAAAACACAAAACACCTGTAGAGTTGGGAAATTTTAGTAGTTGTAGAGTGTATTTTTGATTATTAATTTGAAAGGGAGATGTCATAAATATTCTAGCTTGATTCTGTGGGGGTATTTTCTGAAATACTGCTTGTGTTCTCTGATGGCGGCGGCAGTTTTTATCGATAATAGGTTCTCCAGCTAACACAGGTTTTGATAATGTTGATATACTTGCACTACAAAAACTTGAACTTATTAAAATTAAAGTAATAACTTTAGATAAATTAAGCATAATTTAAATTATCATGTTTAATATTAATGACAAAATAAAGATTTTGATTGTTCCTGAAAATATGCTTTAAGAATATGCTTTTCATTATTCATTTGTATTGACAAAAGACTGAGTGACAGTCTCAATCAAAAAATATCCCATTTGAACGCACACTAGCTTATTCATTTAGCCAGTTTAGGCATGATCAATTTAGAGAATTTTTATTTTCGTAGAGAATACATCAATCTAATGCAACAACAAGAGATATTTTGGGGTGACGGATAAGATAAAGGAATAACAATGCTGTCACTCACCACAAACCATGACCTCAACTCTGTTCAAATCGTCTCGTCTCAATTCCCCAACCGTACACAAATTGCCTAATGGCTTGACAATCATTGCCGAACAAATGCCCATTGATGTTGTCAACCTCAATCTTTGGATTAAAGTTGGTTCAGCCGTAGAATCTGATGCGATCAACGGTATGGCTCATTTTTTAGAACACATGATTTTTAAAGGGACTGAGCGACTTGCTAGTGGAGAGTTTGAACGTCGCATTGAAGAACGGGGTGCTGTAACTAATGCCGCTACCAGCCAAGATTATACTCATTACTATATAACTACTGCGCCCCAAGATTTTGCTGAACTGGCTCCACTGCAAATTGATGTCGTATTTAATCCTAGTATTCCTGATGATGCTTTTGAACGTGAGCGTTCTGTTGTTTTAGAAGAAATCCGCCGTTCTGAAGATAACCCCCATCGCCGGACTTTTCGCCGCGCTATGGAAATGGCGTTTGATGTATTACCCTATCGCCGTCCCGTATTGGGGCCAGAATCGGTAATATCTGGGCTACAACCCCAACAAATGCGAGACTTTCATGCTAATTGGTATCAACCACAGTCAATTACGGCTGTGGCTGTGGGGAATTTACCTGTAGAAGAACTAATTGAAACTGTTGCTGAAGGATTTACACAGGTTGGTAAAACTCAAGAATCAAGAGTCAAGAGTCAAGAGTCAAATAATTATCCTGAATCTGCATTTACCGAAATTGTGCGGCGAGAATTTGTTGATAAAAGCCTTCAGCAAGCAAGACTCGTGATGGTGTGGCGGGTTCCAGGATTGACAGAATTAAACCAGACTTATGGATTGGATGTTTTAGCAGGAGTTTTAGCACATGGAAGGACATCAAGATTAGTTAGGGATTTGCGGGAAGAACGAGGATTAGTTTCTTCCATCGCAGTTAGCAATATGAGCAACTTATTACAAGGGACATTTTACATTTCCGCTAAATGTGCAGTAGAAAACTTAGCCGCCGTGGAAGATGCGATCGCTCAACACATTCGCAGAATACAAACAGAGTTAGTCACTGACAAAGAAATCGCCCGCATCCGCAAACGCGTCACCAACAGATTTGTCTTTGGTAACGAAACTCCAAGCGATCGCAGTGGCTTATATGGTTTCTACCAATCTTTAGTAGGCGATTTAGAACCAGCCTTCAATTACCCAGCACATATCCAACAACAAGAAGCCAACGATTTACTTTTAGCAGCTAATCAATATCTCTGCCCAGAAGCTTATGGTGTAGTAGTCATGAAACCAATGTAAATTTTAGTCAATGGTCAATAATCATTTGTCCATTGACTAAATTATGTTCTTCATACTTCATACTTCAAAATGATTTGGACTGAAATTGATACCCATATTAGTCGAGTAACTGGTGAACAATTCCAAACTCAACAACAGCGTTCTGTAAGTGGCGGATGTATTAACCAAGGTTACGCCGTTACTAATGGTGAAATCACATACTTCGTCAAACTCAACCAAGCATCGCAAGTAGCCATGTTTGAAGCTGAGATGTTGGGATTAAAGCAAATGTTAGCCTCAAATAGCATTCGTGTACCCAAGCCTATTTGTTGGGGAATATCAGGAAATTCTGGCTATATTGTCTTGGAATGGTTAGAGATGGGTAGCGGTAATACCCAATCTTGGGCAGAAATGGGGCTTAAGTTAGCAACAATGCACAAAAAAACCAGCCAACAAGGCTTCGGCTGGGATATGAATAACACCATTGGTTCCACTCCCCAAATCAACACTTGGACAGCAGATTGGGGGGAATTTTATGGCAAACATCGCCTTGGCTATCAATTTCAATTAGCCAGAAGGCGCGGCGGCAATTTTCCGAAACAAGATGAATTATTAGCCGTGATTCCCGAACTATTGGCAGAACACGAAGTACAACCATCTTTAGTCCACGGCGATTTATGGGGTGGTAATGCTGGATGTACTGTGTCAGGCGAACCAGTAATTTTTGATCCAGCCACTTATTATGGCGACAGAGAAGTTGATATCGCTATGACCGAACTTTTTGGTGGTTTTTCTGCTGCTTTTTATCAAGGTTATAATGCAGCTTTTCCCTTAAATACAGGGTATGAACGCCGCAAAACTTTGTATAACCTATATCACATTTTGAACCACTTCAATTTATTTGGTGGTGGTTATGGTTCCCAAGCCAACCGGATGATTGAGCAAATTTTGCGGTGAGGGTTGGGGAATGCGATCGCTATAACTTGACCATAAGTCATTTTTATGTTCAAGGGACAAGAGAAAAATGACTCATAACATCTACTAATCCCTACACCTACCATATCGAAGACAATCTCCCGTTTGATCTTCTCTAGAGGAGATACACCACGGCACTAAACTATCTTGAGTGTTTTTACTTGTATTTGTGATATTAGTGGCAATAATGAATACATTGCCATTACTCGCTAAAGTGGGTTCCGCATTGTACAAATAAGCAGGTAATGCCATTAGTCCAACGCAAATTATCCTATACATACAAACCTCAGCAAACAATTTCCGATCGCGCTATCTGTGAAGATGCCACCTTGATGAATCGGACTTTCCAAACTGAGCATTGTATGTTGAAGTTGTATCAATTTATGCAATGCTACTAGCCGCAGAGACGTAATTTCTCAAAGATCAGTTCCATCCCCATATCTTATGTAGCTTATAGGATGGTTATGACTCATAAGATGGCTTCCCACTAACTTATGCAGGCATTACCACAAAGAAACAGGAAAAAAATCCTCAGTCAGAAATAAACTCTTAACCGCTCAATTCTCAATCACCTTATAGTAGGCAATATCCACAACGCTAAAAATCAGGTATGAAGAGACTTTTCAGGATTACCCACCTGACTTTCATGGCAATAAACTAGCTGGTACAAAATGTAAAGAAACATGATTTTGCTAGTTAGTTTTTAAGTTAAAACTAGTGCAGCAATACTCCATAACTTTGGCAGTGGTGTAAGGGAGTAATAGAATAGTTAACAAATGTTGCCTAATAGCCTACTCATGACTCCTTCATCAGAAGCTGACACTATCACTAATCCCAATATCGACCTAGAAGGACAAGGCAACTCAGACACTGATTCTCTTGATGAGTTGCCTGGTGAAGTCGAAATGTCTCTGTTCGACCACTTAGAAGAGTTACGACAACGGATATTCTATTCACTTATCGCTGTAGTCATTTTTGTTATCGGCTGTTTTCTGGCTGTCAAGCCGATCGTGCAGTTACTAGAAGTACCAGCCGCAGGGGTGAAATTTCTCCAACTTGCACCCGGAGAATATTTCTTTGTCTCCTTGAAAGTCGCTGGCTACAGTGGACTTGTACTTTCTACTCCTTTTATCCTTTATCAAATTATTCAGTTTGTCCTCCCAGGCTTGACGCGTCGTGAACGTCGCTTAGTGGGGCCAATCGTTTTAGGGTCTAGTGTGTTATTTGTTGCTGGGTTAGTCTTTGCCTATTCTGTTCTTATCCCCGCCGCTTTGAGATTTTTCATTAGCTATGGCGCTGATGTCGTAGAACAACTGTGGTCAATTGATAAATATTTTGAATTTATACTGCTGCTGTTATTTAGCACTGGCTTGGCATTTCAAATTCCGATTATTCAATTATTATTGGGTAATTTGGGAATTGTTTCTTCTGAGAAAATGCTTTCTGGCTGGCGATATGTAATTATGGCAGCAGTAATTTTAGGTGCTGTCCTCACACCTTCTACCGACCCCTTAACCCAAGCTTTATTAGCAGGTGCAGTTTTAGGGCTTTATATGGGCGGGATTGGTTTAGTAAAACTCACAGGTAAATGACACAAATAACTGATGATGCTTCTCTAAATTGAGAGATTTATAGAGATTTATTATGAATGTACTCCACCAGCGACAAGTATTCGCTGATTTTCTTGAGCGCCTAGCTTTAGAGGGTGTTTGAAAAGTTTTGAGGGGTCAAATTTTATGCCAATCGCCTCACCATGATCCGGATCATAGCAAGGTAGATAAACGTCTCTGATGTTTCTGGCAATAACTCATAGTCTCTGACCAATCGCCGACACCCCATGACCCAACCGAAAGTGCGCTCCACCACCCAACGTTTTTTGAGCAAGACAAAGCCCTTGGTTTGCTCTGGGCGCAACACCACCTGCACAATCCAACGGCAAAAATTCATCACCCACTGCATAAACGGCTCACCGTCAAAGCCGCCATCCACCCAGAGGGTTGTCAAACGAGATACCTGCTTTTGAGACTGTTTTACCCGTTTGAGAACTAGTTTACCTCCCTCGCGTTCACCCACATTGGCAGCCGTGACTAAGACCCGCAAGACTAATCCCAAGGTATCGACCGTCATAAATCGCTTGCGTCCTTTAATTTTCTTACCTGCATCAAAACCCACAGATTGACTTACCATCGCTGCACTCTTGACGCTTTGACTATCGATGATCGCTTCCGATGGGCTTCGATGCCGTTCCTCTTCAATCCGTGTCCACTGCCGCAGGCTATCGTGAATTTTCAACCACGTTCCGTCTTTGCGCCATTTACGAAAATAGCTATATACCGTCTGCCATACAGGAAAGTCACCTGGTAGCGTAGGCGTAGCCCGCCGTAGGCATCGCCATCTAACTCCTTCTACCAGCACATAAAAAATTCCGTTAAGGACTTCCCATATATCAACTTCACGCTTGCGACCCCCAGGTTTTGGTTCTGGAATCATGTCACTCAGAAATTCATATTGAACACGGGTCAGATTGCTGGGGTATGCTTTACTCATGTTGCTCTCTCAGTGCTGTCTACTATCTATTCACAGCGTATACTGAGAGGGCTTTTTTACCATCTCTCCGACTTTTCAAACAGCCTCTTATGCAGCTATTAGCGAAATACTATCGATGAGTTCATCTAATCATCTATTATTTGAAACTTTTGTAGATGATGTATTAAATATTATCAGGCGTGAAATCCAATATTTTTGTATTTTTGGAAACAAGTTTTATTAGAACCTATTAACTTTTATTCGCAAGAATATTTTATCAAATATTTAGAAAATCCAGATATTCCCGCAGAATTAGATTGCCCACATAAAGATGATTTTAATATATTAGATACAATTTTCAAGCACAATCAATCTGAATTAGTTTGGCAACTTTGGAGTAAAAAAATAAGTTTTCAAACCATTTCCCCCTTTGACTGAATGTACACGGCTGCTACATTTGATTTCTTTATTTCGGAGTTAGATTGTTACAATAACCCTGAAGTGTACCAAGTTGTAGAGCAAGTAGTACTTGCCAGTGGCATTATATTTCTGTTTGATCAATACTGTTTCGTCTGCGATCGCCCAACCACATTATCATTAGATCCGGAACATCGTCTTCACGCCGAAGATAAACCAGCAATACAATTTGCTGATGGTTTTAGCATATATTCCAGCCACGGTATGAATAATAGTTTTAAAATTATTCAGTAATGAAGAGAGATAATTTAGGTTATTTTTACGTCTTTTCCTGATTATTAACTGCTAAAAAAGCTATTTTGGCCGCGGCTTGTTCTGCTGCTTTGATAGAACGTCCTCTACCTTCACCAAGTTTTTTGTCGTAGAGCCAAACTTCTGCTGCAAATCGCTCTTGATTGCGGTTGGGATGATTAATTTCCTCAACACGATATTCTGGTAAAACTTTAAATTGTGCTTGAGTCCACTCTTGTAAAGCAGCTTTATAGTTTAGCCGAGCCGGATCAAGACGAATTTCTGTTGCTAGTTGCTCAAAGTGAGAATCTAACCAAGGGCGGATGAGATCTAAATTATTTGTGCTGAGATAGAGCGCACCCAACACAGCTTCAAAAGCATCAGCCAAGCGTGATTCTTGACCGACTTTATCACTGGTGGCACTACCAGCAACTAACAAATATAGCTCTAAACCATATTCTCTAGCTAATTGGGCGAGGATGCGATCGCTCACTAATACCGAACGAATTGCGGCAAAATCACCGACTTGGCACTCTGGATATTTTTCCCATAAAATCACAGCCGCCGCCAGCCTTACCACTGCATCGCCAACAAACTCTAGTTGTTCATAATTTGCTGAATCAGATACCGTTGGATGAGTCAGCGCCAAATCTAAAAGTTGCCATTTAATGGGTGCATCTAATGGCAAACCAAACTTTCTTACTAAGCTTTCGAGTTGTCTTTGACGACGAGGATAAACAATAGTCATTAGTCATTAGTCAATAGTCATTAGTCAATAGTCATTAGTCCTCAACAAAGGACGCAGGATGAATGACTAATGATCAGAATAGGAGAGAGAGTCGGTAGTAAGCCGGGTTCTGTTATCTATGTAAAAATTTTACATGATGGCAGTTATCTATCTGGGACGGTTGTTACCAAACGCCTCTAGCGGCTCTCATACGCGGAACTGGTAAAAGACCAACCGTAGTTCCTCTGGCCTTGCTCCCAACCGGGGTTTACCGAGCCAACGCCTCTCGACGCTGCTGGTGCGCTCTTACCGCACCTTTGCACCCTTACCAAAAAAGGCAAAAGTTAAAGGGCAAAAGTAAAAAGAAATTTTTGTTTCTTTTGCTTTTTTACTTTTTACTTTTTACTTGTTTTGGCGGTATCTTTCTGTGGCACTATCCTCACGATCGCTCGCACTGGACGTTATCCAGCAAGTTTGGTCTTTCGGGAGTCCGGACTTTCCTCAAAACTATCATTAATGACGGTTCTGCAACTGCCTACGCCTACTCTCTCCCTAACTCTAGTGTAATCCTGGATGGCATCATGTGTCCGATTTGGATTATTTCTTCTTTTTATTCCAAGGTAGAGCGTAAGTCCAAGGTAATTTTTTGATCGTGAAAGGACAATTAATCAAATACATCGGTGGAATATTTATACCTGGTGCTATCCCAACCCGAACATCAGATATTCTTAACACTAGCTGTAAAGAAAATTCTAATTCTTTGCCTCGATTCATAAAGTCGTTATATAGCTTTTTTTGAGGCGGCCCAGCATTTTTTAAGCCAGTGATACTTACTAGAGGTTTTTTTGCAGAATAAGTTCCGGCTGTAGAATCCAACTCTAGAACATCTTCGGCTGTTACCTTTTCAGTCAGGGTTTTTTTCGGGGTAATTAAACTGGGAGTTTGTGGTATCGCTAAGTCACGGGTTAAATATGGAGAAACCCGAATGACACGCCGCGATTGCTTAGTGTGTTCCACTACCAAAGTGCTATTTTCCCAGTCAACATATACAGCTAGATTATCTGATTTATTTTCAATAGTAATTTGTAATTCTTTTAAATCCTCTAATGAATATGACGAATTAAGTTTAAAAGAAATTCCAATTTGGTCTTTGAGTTCTTGTGCTGTTAGTTGTTCGTTGACGGCATCACTTTTATACGCATATTTTATTTTATCATCAATGGACTCAACCATGCGATTAAAAGTGTAAGATACACCAATAATATAAAGTGTCAATACAACTAAATTTTGATCGCCGCTACCTCTGATCATTTGGAATTTTATCTCCCTGAATTAGTTTTGATTATTTAGCTTCAATCACGTTTAATACTAGAAAAATTAGCGAGCCATCCTCTGCGCCAAAATAGGATGAGTAAACTAACTGCGATCGCTACCATTAAAGCCAAGCAAACTGGATAACCCCAATACCAATTTAGTTCAGGCATATTGTATGGTGATTTATCGGTATTGAAATTCATGCCATAAATACCTGCAACAAAAGTTAAAGGAATAAAAATTGCCGAAACTACCGTTAGTAGCTTCATAATTTCATTCATTTTATTACTGACGGCTGATAAATATACATCCATCAATCCTGATGCTAATTCTCGGTATGTTTCCACCATATCCATAACCTGGACTGTATGGTCATAGCAATCTCGGAGATAAATTCTCACATCTTCACTAATTAAATCACTACTATCTCGAATCAAAGCATTAATGGCATCTCGTTGCGGCCAAATAGACCGACGCAATTGTAAAAGCTCTCTCCTAATTTGATAAATTTGCTGGAGTGTTTGCGGTGTGGGTTTGAGGATTACTTCTTCTTCTAATTCTTCGATGCGTTCACCATAAAGTTCTAACACCGGAAAAAACCCATCAATAATTGCATCTAACAAAGCATAAGCTAAATAATCAGCATCTTCTTTGCGAATAATACCTTTCCCTTTATCTATTCGCATTCTGACACTGTCAAAACAATCATGTTCTGGTTCTTCCTGCACAGTCAGCAAGTAATGTTTACCTAAGACAAAACTTACTTGTTCACTATAAAACCCACAGGTGTTTTCTTTAGGAACTACCATGCGAGCAATAATTAGTAATTGGTCTTCATAATCTTCGATTTTAGGGCGTTCTCCCATATTGACCACATCTTCTAAAACTAGAGGATGTAACTCAAAAACCTTACCTAATCGTTGTAAGATATCTTGACTACCTAAACCTTGGACATCTACCCAAGAAACAGATTCTGCATCTAAATAAATTAGACACTCCTCTGGAGTTGCTATTTGTTTACGGATAAAATTTGTTTGGTTGTAATCAAATAAAACAATTACTGGCGCTTCGGCATCTTCATCAATAATCAGAGTTCCAGGTATGGTTCCTGGTTGATGATAAAAATCTGGGAAGTTTGGCTTACGTACTTTTTTGGTGAGACGGCGAATTTTGCTAATCATTTGTTAATTGTCAATTGTCATTGGTCATTAGTCATTGGTCAACTACTATTAATTGGCATTAGCCCAAATTGTATAGCTGGATTGCTAATAAATCAGTCAGTGTATAAAAAAACAGCTTGCCTTGGCAAGGCAAACTGTGGAAAAAGATAAAGATATTTATTTACCTGGGAAGTTAGAGCTTACATCATACCCATACCGCCCATACCGCCCATACCGCCCATGCCACCCATACCGCCCATACCACCCATATCAGGTGCAGCAGCCTTCTTCTCTGGTTTTTCGACAACGATCGCTTCAGTAGTCAAAACCATCCCCGCAATTGACGCGGCATTTTGTAGGGCAGAACGTACGACTTTTGCTGGGTCAATGATCCCCGCTGCAATTAAGTCTTGGAATTCCCCGGTAGCAGCGTTGTAACCAACGTTAAACTCAGTTTCTCTGACTTTAGAAACAATCACAGAGCCTTCATCGCCAGCATTGTCAGCAATTTGGCGTAAGGGTGCTTCTAAAGCACGTTTGACAATATCTGCTCCAATTTTTTCTTCTTCATTAAGGCTGTGCTTAAGTTCGTCGATTTTGGTAGACAAGTGAATTAAGGTTGTACCACCACCAGGAACAATTCCTTCTTCTACAGCTGCTTTAGTGGCGTTTAGCGCGTCTTCAATCCGCAGTTTGCGGTCTTTAAGTTCGGTTTCGGTGGCTGCACCAACTTTAATCACTGCGACACCGCCAGCTAATTTAGCAATGCGTTCTTGCAGTTTTTCTTTGTCGTATTCCGAATCAGTTTCTTCTAATTGTTTGCGAATTTGACCAATCCGCTTTTGAATTTCTGGCTTAGTGGTGCTACCAGCGACAATTGTGGTGTTTTCTTTATCAATGGTGATTTTGCGGGCAGTTCCCAAGTTTTCCAAAGAAGCAGTATCTAAACTTAGACCAATTTCTTCTGAAATTAACTGACCGTCGGTGAGAATGGCAATATCTTGCAATATGGCTTTGCGGCGATCGCCAAATCCAGGCGCTTTGATAGCAGCTACAGTCAACACACCCCGTGCTTTGTTGACTACTAAAGTTGCTAAAGCATCTCCTTCTACATCTTCCGCAACAATTAATAGCGGTTGACCCAAACGGGCAACTTTTTCGAGTACGGGAACTAATTCTTGAATGCTGTTGATTTTCTTATCGGTAATCAGGATACGTGCATTTTCAAATTCAACGATCTGCCGTTCGTTGTTAGTAATGAAGTATGGAGAGATATAACCTCTGTCGATTTGCATCCCTTCCACTACTTCGAGTTCAGTTGTCAGAGATTTGGATTCTTCAACGGTAATGACACCATCTTTGGTGACTTTCTCCATTGCTTCTGCCAGCATTCTGCCGACTTCTTCATCGTTACCTGCCGATACTGTAGCAACTTGTGCGATCGCAGCACCTTCAACTGGTTTAGCCACTCTAGCAATTTCTGCTACCAGCGCTTCGATAGTTTTGTCGATCCCGCGCTTTAAGTTGATGGGATTAGTCCCAGCCGCAACATTTTTCAGCCCTTCTTTAATTAATGCCTGTGCTAAGACTGTGGCGGTAGTGGTGCCATCCCCCGCAATATCCTTTGTTTTGGATGCTACTTCTTGGATGAGTCTCGCACCGGTATTTTCTAAAGGGTCTTCTAATTCAATTTCTTTGGCGACAGTGATGCCATCGTTGACAATTTGAGGCGAACCATATTTCTTTTCTAAAAGGACGTTACGACCTTTTGGCCCCAAGGTAATTTTCACTGCATCGGCTAGGGCGTTGACACCTCGTTCTAGCGCCCGCCGTGATTCTTCATTAAATGAAATAATTTTAGCCATGTTTCACTTCTCTAGCGCTTCCTTTAGACAATTTAGCACTCACAGACTCAGAGTGCTAATAACCCAAGCTGGTCAGATTATAAATGGAATTGATCAGGATTGGTACTGGGATGAAGCGTAAAGTGTGAAGGCTGAAGTATGAAGTTCTCCGCTGGCATCTTCAGACTTGAGTAAATACCAGTACCTTTTATTAAAAAATTGATTAATATACATTTGATGCTCATGTAGGATACAGGCAGTAATGGTTGAATTGGGAGATGAATCTATACAACTCCCTTAAGTCTCTGGGTATTGCCGACCCAAGCGGCATCGGCTGGTTGGCAGTAGTATTTACGTTTCTCTTTGCTTGGTTAGTGACA encodes:
- the tatC gene encoding twin-arginine translocase subunit TatC — its product is MTPSSEADTITNPNIDLEGQGNSDTDSLDELPGEVEMSLFDHLEELRQRIFYSLIAVVIFVIGCFLAVKPIVQLLEVPAAGVKFLQLAPGEYFFVSLKVAGYSGLVLSTPFILYQIIQFVLPGLTRRERRLVGPIVLGSSVLFVAGLVFAYSVLIPAALRFFISYGADVVEQLWSIDKYFEFILLLLFSTGLAFQIPIIQLLLGNLGIVSSEKMLSGWRYVIMAAVILGAVLTPSTDPLTQALLAGAVLGLYMGGIGLVKLTGK
- the rnc gene encoding ribonuclease III translates to MTIVYPRRQRQLESLVRKFGLPLDAPIKWQLLDLALTHPTVSDSANYEQLEFVGDAVVRLAAAVILWEKYPECQVGDFAAIRSVLVSDRILAQLAREYGLELYLLVAGSATSDKVGQESRLADAFEAVLGALYLSTNNLDLIRPWLDSHFEQLATEIRLDPARLNYKAALQEWTQAQFKVLPEYRVEEINHPNRNQERFAAEVWLYDKKLGEGRGRSIKAAEQAAAKIAFLAVNNQEKT
- the groL gene encoding chaperonin GroEL (60 kDa chaperone family; promotes refolding of misfolded polypeptides especially under stressful conditions; forms two stacked rings of heptamers to form a barrel-shaped 14mer; ends can be capped by GroES; misfolded proteins enter the barrel where they are refolded when GroES binds), whose translation is MAKIISFNEESRRALERGVNALADAVKITLGPKGRNVLLEKKYGSPQIVNDGITVAKEIELEDPLENTGARLIQEVASKTKDIAGDGTTTATVLAQALIKEGLKNVAAGTNPINLKRGIDKTIEALVAEIARVAKPVEGAAIAQVATVSAGNDEEVGRMLAEAMEKVTKDGVITVEESKSLTTELEVVEGMQIDRGYISPYFITNNERQIVEFENARILITDKKINSIQELVPVLEKVARLGQPLLIVAEDVEGDALATLVVNKARGVLTVAAIKAPGFGDRRKAILQDIAILTDGQLISEEIGLSLDTASLENLGTARKITIDKENTTIVAGSTTKPEIQKRIGQIRKQLEETDSEYDKEKLQERIAKLAGGVAVIKVGAATETELKDRKLRIEDALNATKAAVEEGIVPGGGTTLIHLSTKIDELKHSLNEEEKIGADIVKRALEAPLRQIADNAGDEGSVIVSKVRETEFNVGYNAATGEFQDLIAAGIIDPAKVVRSALQNAASIAGMVLTTEAIVVEKPEKKAAAPDMGGMGGMGGMGGMGGMGGMGMM
- a CDS encoding IS5 family transposase, with amino-acid sequence MSKAYPSNLTRVQYEFLSDMIPEPKPGGRKREVDIWEVLNGIFYVLVEGVRWRCLRRATPTLPGDFPVWQTVYSYFRKWRKDGTWLKIHDSLRQWTRIEEERHRSPSEAIIDSQSVKSAAMVSQSVGFDAGKKIKGRKRFMTVDTLGLVLRVLVTAANVGEREGGKLVLKRVKQSQKQVSRLTTLWVDGGFDGEPFMQWVMNFCRWIVQVVLRPEQTKGFVLLKKRWVVERTFGWVMGCRRLVRDYELLPETSETFIYLAMIRIMVRRLA
- a CDS encoding fructosamine kinase family protein gives rise to the protein MWTEIDTHISRVTGEQFQTQQQRSVSGGCINQGYAVTNGEITYFVKLNQASQVAMFEAEMLGLKQMLASNSIRVPKPICWGISGNSGYIVLEWLEMGSGNTQSWAEMGLKLATMHKKTSQQGFGWDMNNTIGSTPQINTWTADWGEFYGKHRLGYQFQLARRRGGNFPKQDELLAVIPELLAEHEVQPSLVHGDLWGGNAGCTVSGEPVIFDPATYYGDREVDIAMTELFGGFSAAFYQGYNAAFPLNTGYERRKTLYNLYHILNHFNLFGGGYGSQANRMIEQILR
- the corA gene encoding magnesium/cobalt transporter CorA → MISKIRRLTKKVRKPNFPDFYHQPGTIPGTLIIDEDAEAPVIVLFDYNQTNFIRKQIATPEECLIYLDAESVSWVDVQGLGSQDILQRLGKVFELHPLVLEDVVNMGERPKIEDYEDQLLIIARMVVPKENTCGFYSEQVSFVLGKHYLLTVQEEPEHDCFDSVRMRIDKGKGIIRKEDADYLAYALLDAIIDGFFPVLELYGERIEELEEEVILKPTPQTLQQIYQIRRELLQLRRSIWPQRDAINALIRDSSDLISEDVRIYLRDCYDHTVQVMDMVETYRELASGLMDVYLSAVSNKMNEIMKLLTVVSAIFIPLTFVAGIYGMNFNTDKSPYNMPELNWYWGYPVCLALMVAIAVSLLILFWRRGWLANFSSIKRD
- a CDS encoding DUF6745 domain-containing protein encodes the protein MYTAATFDFFISELDCYNNPEVYQVVEQVVLASGIIFLFDQYCFVCDRPTTLSLDPEHRLHAEDKPAIQFADGFSIYSSHGMNNSFKIIQ
- a CDS encoding pitrilysin family protein; this encodes MTSTLFKSSRLNSPTVHKLPNGLTIIAEQMPIDVVNLNLWIKVGSAVESDAINGMAHFLEHMIFKGTERLASGEFERRIEERGAVTNAATSQDYTHYYITTAPQDFAELAPLQIDVVFNPSIPDDAFERERSVVLEEIRRSEDNPHRRTFRRAMEMAFDVLPYRRPVLGPESVISGLQPQQMRDFHANWYQPQSITAVAVGNLPVEELIETVAEGFTQVGKTQESRVKSQESNNYPESAFTEIVRREFVDKSLQQARLVMVWRVPGLTELNQTYGLDVLAGVLAHGRTSRLVRDLREERGLVSSIAVSNMSNLLQGTFYISAKCAVENLAAVEDAIAQHIRRIQTELVTDKEIARIRKRVTNRFVFGNETPSDRSGLYGFYQSLVGDLEPAFNYPAHIQQQEANDLLLAANQYLCPEAYGVVVMKPM